In Sorghum bicolor cultivar BTx623 chromosome 8, Sorghum_bicolor_NCBIv3, whole genome shotgun sequence, one genomic interval encodes:
- the LOC8054119 gene encoding uncharacterized protein LOC8054119: protein MAKLLLGLLLVLVIIGTASADNCDKDAEAMKQECKKFEVFPANPKLQPSPACCAVWQRADIPCLCKRVTPEVEKVWCMEKVVYVANYCKKPFTPGYKCGSYTVPKSL from the exons ATGGCAAAACTACTCTTGGGTTTGCTCCTTGTCCTTGTCATTATAGGGACAGCATCGGCCGATAACTGTGATAAAGATGCGGAAGCCATGAAGCAAGAGTGCAAGAAGTTCGAGGTGTTCCCCGCGAACCCAAAGTTGCAACCGTCGCCGGCATGCTGCGCTGTGTGGCAGAGGGCAGACATCCCATGCCTATGCAAAAGGGTCACCCCGGAAGTAGAGAAGGTGTGGTGCATGGAGAAGGTCGTGTATGTCGCCAACTACTGCAAGAAGCCTTTTACACCTGGCTACAAGTGCGGGA GTTATACGGTTCCTAAAAGCCTCTAA